Proteins from one Oryza sativa Japonica Group chromosome 12, ASM3414082v1 genomic window:
- the LOC136354721 gene encoding uncharacterized protein: protein MDSGGGGGASHKAASGSAPSGAAAANPTAMLSALMSKRAKLQEELRSIERQVYEMETTYLQESNQFGSVLKGFESFLSSSKNTSNLKRSRKFQADERLFSLSSVTSPAVDEHMAGRDDGREYGSGRSKGATTPANGQGKPKKGGRPGGRDGKRIRPSNDPDLDDEEDF from the exons ATGGActcgggaggcggaggaggggcaTCGCACAAGGCAGCGTCGGGCTCCGCACCCTcgggggcggcggccgcgaACCCCACGGCGATGCTCTCCGCCCTGATGAGCAAGCGCGCCAAGCTCCAGGAGGAGCTCCGCTCCATAGAGCGCCAG GTTTATGAAATGGAGACAACCTACCTACAAGAGTCTAATCAATTCGGAAGTGTGCTAAAGGGTTTTGAATCATTCTTATCATCGTCAAAGAACACTTCCAA TCTCAAGCGCTCCAGGAAGTTCCAGGCTGATGAGAGGCTGTTCTCCCTGTCATCGGTTACATCTCCAGCG GTCGATGAACATATGGCTGGACGAGATG ATGGAAGAGAATATGGATCAGGTCGTTCGAAAGGTGCAACCACTCCTGCAAACGGGCA AGGAAAACCAAAGAAGGGAGGTCGCCCTGGAGGGAGAGACGGCAAGAGAATACGGCCATCAAATGATCCAGATCTGGACGACGAAGAGGACTTCTAA
- the LOC9268829 gene encoding cyclin-A1-3 isoform X1: MSTCDSMKSPDFEYIDNGDSSSVLGSLQRRANENLRISEDRDVEETKWKKDAPSPMEIDQICDVDNNYEDPQLCATLASDIYMHLREAETRKHPSTDFMETLQKDVNPSMRAILIDWLVEVAEEYRLVPDTLYLTVNYIDRYLSGNEINRQRLQLLGVACMLIAAKYKEICAPQVEEFCYITDNTYFRDEVLEMEASVLNYLKFEMTAPTAKCFLRRFVRVAQVSDEDPALHLEFLANYVAELSLLEYNLLSYPPSLVAASAIFLAKFILQPAKHPWNSTLAHYTQYKSSELSDCVKALHRLFCVGPGSNLPAIREKYTQHKYKFVAKKPCPPSIPTEFFRDSTC, from the exons ATGTCGACGTGCGACTCAATGAAAAGCCCAGACTTTGAGTATATTGATAATGGGGATTCCTCCTCAGTTCTAGGTTCCTTGCAGCGAAGAGCAAACGAGAACCTGCGTATCTCAGAGGATAGAGATGTTGAAG AAACTAAGTGGAAGAAGGATGCTCCTTCCCCAATGGAAATCGACCAAATTTGTGATGTTGACAATAACTACGAGGATCCGCAGTTGTGTGCTACTCTTGCTTCTGATATCTACATGCACTTGCGCGAGGCCGAG ACCAGGAAACATCCATCAACCGATTTTATGGAAACACTCCAAAAGGATGTAAACCCAAGCATGAGAGCGATCCTGATAGACTGGCTTGTGGAA GTCGCTGAAGAATATCGTCTTGTTCCTGATACATTATACCTGACAGTTAACTACATTGACCGTTATCTTTCTGGCAATGAGATCAATCGTCAAAGACTGCAATTACTTGGAGTTGCTTGTATGCTTATTGCTGC AAAATACAAGGAGATATGTGCACCTCAAGTAGAAGAATTCTGCTATATAACTGACAACACATACTTCAGAGATGAG GTTTTGGAAATGGAAGCTTCTGTCCTGAATTACCTGAAGTTTGAAATGACTGCACCTACAGCAAAATGCTTTTTGAG GAGATTTGTCCGTGTTGCACAAGTATCTGATGAG GATCCAGCATTGCATCTTGAGTTCCTAGCCAATTATGTTGCTGAGCTATCACTGCTGGAGTACAATCTACTTTCTTACCCTCCTTCACTAGTAGCGGCATCAGCTATTTTCCTGGCCAAATTCATACTGCAGCCAGCAAAGCACCCTTGG AATTCCACCCTTGCTCACTACACACAATACAAGTCGTCAGAGTTAAGCGACTGCGTTAAGGCATTGCACCGCCTTTTCTGTGTTGGTCCTGGGAGTAACCTTCCTGCAATCAGGGAGAAGTATACCCAACATAAG TACAAATTTGTGGCGAAGAAGCCCTGCCCACCCTCAATACCGACCGAATTCTTTCGCGACTCAACATGCTGA
- the LOC9268829 gene encoding cyclin-A1-3 isoform X2, which produces MSSSLASRRSSSSSAAKRPAAGEGGGKAAAGAAAAKKRVALGNITNVAAAANNAKFNSATWAAPVKKGSLASGRNVGTNRVSAVKSASTKPASAISRHESAPQKESVLPPKVLRIVPTAAPAPVTVPCSSFVSPMHSGDSVSVDETMSTCDSMKSPDFEYIDNGDSSSVLGSLQRRANENLRISEDRDVEETKWKKDAPSPMEIDQICDVDNNYEDPQLCATLASDIYMHLREAETRKHPSTDFMETLQKDVNPSMRAILIDWLVEVAEEYRLVPDTLYLTVNYIDRYLSGNEINRQRLQLLGVACMLIAAKYKEICAPQVEEFCYITDNTYFRDEVLEMEASVLNYLKFEMTAPTAKCFLRRFVRVAQVSDEDPALHLEFLANYVAELSLLEYNLLSYPPSLVAASAIFLAKFILQPAKHPWNSTLAHYTQYKSSELSDCVKALHRLFCVGPGSNLPAIREKYTQHKYKFVAKKPCPPSIPTEFFRDSTC; this is translated from the exons ATGTCGAGCAGCCTAGCCTcccgccgctcgtcgtcgtcgtcggcggcgaagcggcccgcggcgggggagggaggagggaaggcggccgcgggcgccgcggcggccaagAAGCGCGTCGCGCTCGGTAACATCACCaacgttgccgccgccgccaacaatGCG AAATTTAATTCAGCTACCTGGGCTGCACCTGTGAAGAAGGGATCTTTGGCCAGTGGCCGCAATGTGGGCACGAATCGGGTCTCGGCGGTGAAATCAGCTTCCACCAAGCCAGCTTCGGCCATATCCCGCCATGAGAGCGCCCCACAGAAGGAGTCAGTTCTTCCTCCTAAAGTGCTTAGAATTGTTCCAACTGCTGCACCTGCACCTGTCACTGTACCCTGCAGCAGCTTCGTCTCCCCTATGCATTCAGGAGATTCAG tTTCGGTTGATGAGACGATGTCGACGTGCGACTCAATGAAAAGCCCAGACTTTGAGTATATTGATAATGGGGATTCCTCCTCAGTTCTAGGTTCCTTGCAGCGAAGAGCAAACGAGAACCTGCGTATCTCAGAGGATAGAGATGTTGAAG AAACTAAGTGGAAGAAGGATGCTCCTTCCCCAATGGAAATCGACCAAATTTGTGATGTTGACAATAACTACGAGGATCCGCAGTTGTGTGCTACTCTTGCTTCTGATATCTACATGCACTTGCGCGAGGCCGAG ACCAGGAAACATCCATCAACCGATTTTATGGAAACACTCCAAAAGGATGTAAACCCAAGCATGAGAGCGATCCTGATAGACTGGCTTGTGGAA GTCGCTGAAGAATATCGTCTTGTTCCTGATACATTATACCTGACAGTTAACTACATTGACCGTTATCTTTCTGGCAATGAGATCAATCGTCAAAGACTGCAATTACTTGGAGTTGCTTGTATGCTTATTGCTGC AAAATACAAGGAGATATGTGCACCTCAAGTAGAAGAATTCTGCTATATAACTGACAACACATACTTCAGAGATGAG GTTTTGGAAATGGAAGCTTCTGTCCTGAATTACCTGAAGTTTGAAATGACTGCACCTACAGCAAAATGCTTTTTGAG GAGATTTGTCCGTGTTGCACAAGTATCTGATGAG GATCCAGCATTGCATCTTGAGTTCCTAGCCAATTATGTTGCTGAGCTATCACTGCTGGAGTACAATCTACTTTCTTACCCTCCTTCACTAGTAGCGGCATCAGCTATTTTCCTGGCCAAATTCATACTGCAGCCAGCAAAGCACCCTTGG AATTCCACCCTTGCTCACTACACACAATACAAGTCGTCAGAGTTAAGCGACTGCGTTAAGGCATTGCACCGCCTTTTCTGTGTTGGTCCTGGGAGTAACCTTCCTGCAATCAGGGAGAAGTATACCCAACATAAG TACAAATTTGTGGCGAAGAAGCCCTGCCCACCCTCAATACCGACCGAATTCTTTCGCGACTCAACATGCTGA